The Haladaptatus cibarius D43 genome window below encodes:
- a CDS encoding DUF2332 domain-containing protein, producing the protein MSLAEQFEWFADWCVGTSPLYEGISREIADDPELLALAEEIPPKRGTPNILFAAVHWHLLGGVDHELAEYYPTLTDDPKSGNPFPAFREFCLEYETELLPLLRNRRTQTNAVRRCTALFPAFFRVSREVGGEPLALIELGPSGGLNLCWNQYAYDYGDAGQFGTSDCVLDSELRGEKTLPVSDDFPAIASRIGIDLNPLSVQDEKDVRWLRALIWPEHEDRHRLLQQAADVAQQHPPDLRQGDAIEELPDVLAEIPNDVPVCVFDTQMRYQLPDSTQDRLRAHIESAAERRELHWLSGHESTDEWDNAFTLDWFDGEEYTPLVAYEQHGKWLRWLQ; encoded by the coding sequence ATGAGCCTTGCCGAGCAGTTCGAGTGGTTCGCTGACTGGTGTGTTGGAACGTCGCCCCTGTACGAGGGGATTTCGCGCGAAATCGCGGACGACCCGGAGCTGCTCGCGCTCGCGGAGGAAATCCCGCCGAAGCGCGGCACGCCGAACATTTTGTTTGCGGCGGTGCACTGGCACCTCCTCGGTGGTGTTGACCACGAACTCGCAGAGTACTATCCGACTCTTACGGACGACCCAAAATCGGGAAATCCGTTTCCAGCATTTCGGGAGTTCTGTCTCGAATACGAAACTGAACTACTCCCCCTCCTGCGCAACCGCAGAACCCAGACGAACGCGGTTCGGCGCTGTACCGCCCTCTTCCCGGCATTCTTTCGTGTCTCCCGCGAAGTCGGCGGCGAACCCCTCGCATTGATCGAACTCGGCCCCAGCGGCGGACTCAACCTCTGCTGGAACCAGTACGCCTACGATTACGGCGATGCTGGCCAGTTCGGGACGAGCGACTGCGTCCTCGATTCGGAACTCCGGGGAGAGAAAACCCTCCCCGTCTCGGACGACTTTCCCGCAATCGCTTCCCGCATCGGAATCGACCTGAATCCGCTTTCCGTACAGGACGAAAAAGACGTTCGCTGGCTCCGCGCGCTCATCTGGCCGGAACACGAAGACCGCCACCGACTGCTTCAGCAGGCCGCGGATGTGGCACAGCAGCATCCGCCCGACCTCCGGCAGGGTGACGCAATCGAGGAACTGCCGGACGTGCTTGCCGAGATTCCGAACGACGTTCCGGTCTGCGTTTTCGACACGCAGATGCGCTATCAACTGCCCGACTCGACCCAAGACCGCCTCCGGGCACATATCGAATCCGCGGCAGAACGCCGAGAACTGCACTGGTTGTCGGGCCACGAATCGACTGACGAGTGGGATAACGCCTTCACGCTCGACTGGTTCGACGGCGAGGAGTACACGCCGCTCGTCGCCTACGAACAACACGGAAAATGGCTTCGATGGTTGCAGTAA
- a CDS encoding Gfo/Idh/MocA family protein has translation MSASEPVRVGFVGLGNIGHYHADRITDLRHEIVGGVDINPDARARFAEKYDTRSFESYEELYEADVDCVIVTTPNKFHEEYAVAALNAGLDVLLEKPLAHTLESAERIAEAARNADGFCMVGFHNRFRNPVEVIKGYQHEGRFGKTRHVEANYIRRRGIPGRGSWFTNRDVAGGGALIDIGVHAIDLALHLHDFPNVKEVSGEVRSQFGSREDYTYLEMWGDDTESGTFTVDDSVSAFIRCEGGKTIALEVAWAANRESSEKYHVRGTDAGASFDKSDDSLTMYETSMVGADHFSDTSVRTRQEDAHKAEQRVFFEAVRDGVAPKMNTIEQALTVQRVIDAVYRSSKNEQAVQLE, from the coding sequence ATGAGTGCCAGTGAGCCGGTTCGAGTTGGGTTCGTCGGTCTCGGAAATATTGGACATTATCACGCTGATAGAATCACTGATTTGCGTCACGAAATCGTCGGTGGCGTCGATATTAATCCCGACGCCCGTGCGCGGTTTGCCGAGAAATACGACACCCGCTCGTTCGAGAGCTACGAAGAACTGTACGAAGCAGACGTCGATTGTGTCATCGTCACGACACCGAACAAGTTTCACGAGGAGTACGCCGTCGCCGCGCTGAACGCGGGACTCGACGTGCTGCTCGAAAAACCGCTCGCGCACACGCTGGAGAGCGCGGAGCGAATCGCGGAAGCGGCCCGGAACGCCGACGGTTTCTGTATGGTCGGCTTCCATAACCGATTCCGCAACCCTGTCGAAGTCATCAAGGGCTACCAACACGAGGGACGATTCGGTAAGACGCGCCACGTCGAAGCGAACTACATCCGACGCCGAGGCATTCCGGGTCGCGGTTCGTGGTTCACGAACCGCGACGTGGCGGGTGGCGGCGCGCTCATCGACATCGGCGTCCACGCTATCGACCTCGCACTGCACCTTCATGACTTCCCGAACGTCAAAGAAGTCAGCGGCGAAGTTCGTTCTCAGTTCGGAAGCCGAGAGGATTACACCTACCTCGAAATGTGGGGCGACGACACCGAATCCGGCACGTTCACGGTTGACGACTCGGTGAGCGCGTTCATCCGCTGTGAAGGCGGGAAAACTATCGCACTCGAAGTCGCGTGGGCCGCGAACCGCGAATCCAGTGAAAAATACCACGTCCGCGGAACCGACGCCGGTGCGAGTTTCGACAAGAGCGACGACTCGCTCACGATGTACGAGACGAGCATGGTCGGTGCAGACCACTTCTCGGACACCAGCGTCAGAACCCGACAGGAAGACGCCCATAAAGCGGAACAGCGCGTCTTCTTCGAAGCTGTTCGTGACGGCGTCGCGCCGAAGATGAACACCATCGAGCAAGCGCTGACGGTTCAGCGCGTCATCGACGCTGTCTATCGTTCCTCGAAGAACGAACAGGCAGTGCAGTTGGAATAG
- a CDS encoding ABC transporter ATP-binding protein, producing the protein MGEVNLEHVSKRYDDVTAVDDMNLDIRDGEFVTLVGPSGCGKSTTLETIAGLTIPSDGTISIAGREVTKLPPKDRGIAMVFQNIALFPHMDVYDNISFGLRLRNYEKEEVDRRVENAAEIVQLEGMLDRMPDEMSGGQRQRVAIARAIVREPDVFLMDEPLANLDAKLRVHMRTELQRLHKELDATIIYVTHDQAEAMTMSDRVAVINKGELQQFDPPLDCYNEPKNLFVAGFIGSPSMNFVEGVVDSNGLQTPDYHVEFDTGQLNSVSVDDTLTMGVRPEDVYLVEDAGNVSNPTSRVDARTDVLEPMGDEIFVYILTGEGETVGMDAEADDAHQLLMSVNPDKDIDTDEDVEIVLDRERIHLFDTETGDAIAHGLEFAPVEAGPTSTEAEGDD; encoded by the coding sequence ATGGGTGAAGTCAACTTAGAACACGTTTCGAAACGGTACGACGATGTAACGGCAGTCGATGACATGAACCTCGATATTCGGGACGGCGAGTTCGTCACGCTCGTCGGGCCGTCGGGGTGTGGCAAATCCACGACGCTCGAAACCATCGCGGGGCTGACGATTCCGTCGGACGGGACGATTTCCATCGCGGGGCGAGAAGTAACCAAACTTCCGCCGAAAGACCGCGGCATTGCGATGGTGTTCCAAAACATCGCGTTGTTCCCGCACATGGACGTGTACGACAACATCAGTTTCGGGCTGAGACTCAGAAACTACGAGAAAGAAGAAGTCGACCGTCGCGTCGAGAACGCGGCGGAAATCGTCCAACTCGAAGGCATGCTCGACAGAATGCCCGACGAGATGTCCGGTGGTCAGCGCCAGCGTGTCGCCATTGCGCGTGCAATCGTGCGCGAACCCGACGTGTTCCTGATGGACGAACCGCTGGCGAATCTGGACGCAAAACTGCGCGTTCACATGCGCACCGAACTCCAGCGACTCCACAAGGAACTCGACGCGACCATCATCTACGTCACGCACGACCAGGCAGAGGCGATGACGATGTCCGACCGCGTCGCAGTCATCAACAAAGGTGAACTTCAGCAGTTCGACCCGCCGCTCGACTGCTACAACGAACCGAAGAACCTGTTCGTCGCGGGCTTCATCGGGTCGCCGAGCATGAACTTCGTGGAGGGCGTCGTCGATTCCAACGGACTCCAGACACCGGACTACCACGTCGAGTTCGACACCGGCCAACTCAACAGCGTGTCGGTGGACGACACGCTGACGATGGGTGTCCGCCCCGAAGACGTGTATCTCGTGGAGGACGCTGGCAACGTGTCGAACCCGACCAGTCGCGTCGACGCCCGGACGGACGTGCTGGAACCAATGGGCGACGAAATCTTCGTCTACATCCTCACCGGTGAGGGTGAGACGGTGGGAATGGACGCCGAGGCTGACGACGCTCATCAACTGCTGATGAGCGTCAACCCGGACAAAGACATCGATACGGACGAAGACGTGGAAATCGTCCTCGACAGGGAGCGGATTCACCTGTTCGACACCGAGACGGGCGATGCCATCGCACACGGCCTCGAATTTGCGCCCGTCGAAGCAGGACCTACCAGCACCGAGGCGGAGGGGGACGACTGA
- a CDS encoding carbohydrate ABC transporter permease — MAQTEQTQTDGRQQAETTQGPFQRWVQGSIQDPERTYQAMFYVVTIFFLFTTLFPFYWLLVLALTPRESIINVWFLPKGFNPGVFVEIFEQLPFHLYMFNSFVLALVTTAIVLVLASLAGYVFGRLSFPGRGALMLLILAISYFPPAAFLLPLFRLFTGNVEIFGLSSPMLYNTPGAMVLPFSALFMPLSIFILTTFYGQIPDGLEDAARIEGTTRLGALFRVIIPLSAPGVATAGVLTFISVYNEFFFSFLMTNGEVQNWAPLLWGILGYQGQYAEFYNLMAAASIVGVLPIAILVVIAQEKIVSGLTAGALKE, encoded by the coding sequence ATGGCACAAACAGAACAAACACAAACCGACGGTCGGCAGCAGGCAGAGACGACGCAAGGGCCGTTCCAGCGATGGGTGCAGGGGTCGATTCAGGATCCGGAACGAACCTATCAGGCGATGTTCTACGTGGTGACGATTTTCTTCCTGTTCACCACACTGTTCCCATTCTACTGGCTCCTCGTGCTGGCGCTGACGCCGCGCGAGTCGATTATAAACGTCTGGTTCCTACCGAAAGGATTCAACCCCGGCGTGTTCGTAGAAATCTTCGAGCAGTTACCGTTCCATCTGTACATGTTCAACAGTTTCGTGCTCGCGCTCGTCACCACGGCAATCGTGTTGGTGTTAGCGAGCCTCGCTGGCTACGTCTTCGGGCGACTGTCGTTCCCGGGACGGGGTGCGTTGATGCTGCTCATCCTCGCCATCTCGTACTTCCCGCCAGCGGCGTTCCTACTGCCGTTGTTCCGGTTGTTCACGGGGAACGTCGAGATATTCGGCCTTAGCAGTCCGATGCTGTACAACACGCCGGGCGCGATGGTGCTCCCGTTCAGCGCGTTGTTCATGCCCCTCTCGATATTCATCCTGACGACGTTCTACGGCCAGATTCCGGACGGCTTGGAGGACGCCGCGCGAATCGAGGGGACGACCCGACTCGGCGCGCTGTTCCGAGTCATCATCCCGCTGTCCGCGCCGGGCGTGGCCACCGCAGGAGTGCTAACATTTATCTCGGTGTACAACGAGTTCTTCTTCTCGTTCCTCATGACCAACGGGGAGGTACAGAACTGGGCACCACTGCTGTGGGGGATTCTGGGGTACCAAGGCCAGTACGCGGAGTTCTACAACTTGATGGCGGCGGCGAGCATCGTGGGCGTCCTGCCCATCGCAATCCTCGTCGTCATCGCACAGGAAAAAATCGTCAGCGGTCTCACCGCTGGCGCGCTGAAGGAGTGA
- a CDS encoding carbohydrate ABC transporter permease: protein MSTEQATEKPQEESGAYAGAVRWIENLSETQFAYLLLTPALLLLGVIAFWPLLSTFEMSLRADSLRGASQVGEFVGLQNYTDLLTGKLDTVALPQPFIDFSQPFKSALIVTFIFTIASVLIETIIGFGQALVLDQDFRGRRWVRVAIIIPWAVPIVIQGMIFYLMFQPGIGFGANLTEMIGLTSTPLANSSSALGIIILADIWKTTAFMALLILAGLQSIDRSLYDVAKVAGASKWQQFRMITLPLVLPTVLVALLFRTIAAMRVYGLIETVSGCTTVPSLSCLVVTTFSTRRYGTAAAVAFVTAAIIGIVVSIYIVKFRDSQGGF from the coding sequence ATGTCAACCGAACAAGCGACCGAAAAACCACAGGAAGAGTCAGGGGCGTACGCTGGCGCGGTCAGATGGATAGAGAATCTGAGCGAAACGCAGTTCGCCTACCTGCTGTTGACGCCCGCACTGTTACTGCTCGGCGTCATCGCGTTCTGGCCACTGCTAAGCACGTTCGAGATGTCCCTTCGTGCCGACAGCCTTCGCGGCGCATCACAAGTCGGGGAGTTCGTCGGCCTCCAGAACTACACCGACCTGTTGACCGGAAAGCTGGACACGGTGGCACTGCCACAACCGTTTATCGACTTCAGCCAACCGTTCAAAAGCGCGCTCATCGTGACGTTCATCTTCACGATAGCAAGCGTCCTCATCGAGACGATTATCGGCTTCGGACAGGCACTCGTTCTCGACCAAGACTTCCGTGGGCGACGCTGGGTGCGCGTGGCAATCATCATTCCGTGGGCGGTTCCCATCGTCATTCAGGGCATGATTTTCTACCTGATGTTCCAACCGGGCATCGGGTTCGGTGCGAATCTCACCGAGATGATAGGGTTAACCAGCACGCCGCTGGCCAACAGCAGTTCCGCGCTGGGTATCATTATTCTCGCGGACATCTGGAAGACGACGGCGTTCATGGCGTTGCTCATCCTCGCCGGACTCCAGAGCATCGACCGGAGTCTCTACGACGTGGCGAAGGTCGCAGGTGCGTCGAAATGGCAACAGTTCCGGATGATTACCTTACCGCTCGTACTTCCGACGGTGCTCGTTGCCCTACTGTTCCGCACCATCGCGGCGATGCGGGTGTACGGACTCATCGAAACCGTCTCCGGCTGTACGACGGTTCCGTCGCTGTCCTGTCTGGTCGTCACAACGTTCAGTACGCGACGATACGGCACTGCGGCGGCAGTCGCGTTCGTCACGGCGGCAATCATCGGAATCGTGGTGTCGATATACATCGTGAAATTCCGCGACTCGCAGGGAGGATTCTGA